The Lacrimispora xylanolytica genome has a segment encoding these proteins:
- a CDS encoding beta-glucoside-specific PTS transporter subunit IIABC, whose amino-acid sequence MNYNQIAKDILTNVGGSGNVKGLTHCFTRLRFQLKDSKRANKETIEHLEGVISVVESGGQFQVVLGTKVNQVYDAMVPMISIDETTEISEEKVSIWNRILIAVSAMFTPMVPAIAASGLLKGFLTIAKILAAKQGVDITVNQTYTLIMAGTDALFYFMPVILAYTSAKVFKANEFIAMALGGTMCYPSVVALMTGKDVVSMFGVTITKASYASSVIPIIIGVFILSYVQKFLEKVIPEVLKIILVPGLSLLVMLPATFMVFGPIGIYIGNAITFVYTGMMNLSPAICGAFIGGMWCVFVIFGAHRALLPIGINDVAQFGHQNLLAFAGAANFSQGGAALGVMLKTRNKDLKTVAASAAISASVCGITEPAIYGCNLRLKRPMIYAIICGAIGGAIMGVGGVYGDSFANNGILTFATYAAFGMKPFVYYLVGVGVSFFGAMILTYLFGFDEMGDKKKKTEATAVAQTPESKTTVETKNTEFDPSEADLFIYSPIEGEAVSMTKVNDEVFSSMALGNGIAIIPEKGEVVAPEDCTVTLIYPTLHALGLMLDNGVEMIIHVGINTVQLEGKHFEKFVEEGSHIKKGTKILSFDIDALKKEGYDTIVPIIVSNTPVFQQVSGITGKGATLEKSVIAIKKNQ is encoded by the coding sequence ATGAATTATAATCAAATAGCGAAAGATATCTTAACAAATGTTGGCGGTTCTGGTAACGTAAAAGGACTGACCCATTGCTTTACAAGATTAAGATTTCAATTAAAGGATTCAAAAAGAGCAAATAAAGAAACCATCGAACATCTGGAAGGTGTCATCTCTGTTGTAGAGAGCGGAGGACAGTTCCAGGTAGTGCTGGGAACCAAGGTAAACCAGGTTTATGATGCCATGGTTCCTATGATATCCATAGATGAAACAACAGAGATCAGCGAAGAGAAGGTATCCATCTGGAACCGCATTCTGATTGCAGTTTCTGCTATGTTTACCCCTATGGTTCCTGCGATTGCAGCTTCCGGTCTTTTAAAGGGATTCCTTACCATTGCAAAGATTCTGGCAGCGAAGCAAGGTGTGGATATTACGGTAAATCAGACATACACGCTGATTATGGCTGGTACGGATGCCTTATTCTATTTCATGCCTGTTATTTTAGCATATACCAGTGCCAAGGTATTTAAGGCAAATGAATTTATTGCAATGGCACTTGGTGGTACCATGTGTTATCCGTCAGTCGTAGCGCTGATGACTGGGAAAGATGTAGTGAGCATGTTTGGTGTTACCATCACCAAAGCAAGCTATGCTTCCTCTGTTATTCCGATTATCATTGGAGTTTTCATTCTTTCCTATGTGCAGAAATTTTTAGAAAAAGTAATTCCAGAAGTCTTAAAAATCATTCTGGTTCCTGGTCTGTCACTCCTTGTGATGCTTCCGGCAACCTTTATGGTATTTGGTCCCATTGGTATCTACATCGGTAACGCAATCACCTTTGTTTATACTGGTATGATGAATTTAAGCCCGGCCATCTGCGGTGCCTTTATCGGCGGTATGTGGTGCGTGTTTGTTATATTCGGTGCGCATAGAGCACTTCTTCCAATTGGTATTAACGATGTAGCTCAGTTCGGTCACCAGAACCTTCTTGCTTTCGCAGGCGCAGCCAACTTCTCACAAGGTGGAGCAGCTCTGGGTGTTATGTTAAAAACAAGGAATAAAGATTTAAAGACGGTAGCAGCATCAGCAGCAATATCTGCTTCCGTATGTGGTATTACGGAACCTGCCATTTATGGTTGTAACCTTCGTTTAAAAAGACCGATGATTTATGCTATCATTTGCGGTGCCATTGGCGGAGCTATCATGGGCGTTGGCGGTGTATATGGCGATTCCTTTGCAAATAACGGAATTCTTACCTTTGCAACGTATGCGGCCTTTGGTATGAAACCATTTGTTTATTATCTGGTCGGAGTAGGCGTATCCTTCTTTGGCGCCATGATACTTACTTACCTGTTTGGCTTTGATGAAATGGGAGATAAGAAAAAGAAAACAGAAGCAACAGCAGTGGCCCAGACACCAGAATCAAAGACAACAGTCGAAACAAAGAATACGGAATTCGATCCATCAGAAGCTGATTTATTCATATATTCACCCATTGAAGGTGAAGCTGTTTCCATGACGAAAGTAAATGATGAAGTATTTTCCTCTATGGCATTAGGAAATGGAATTGCTATTATTCCGGAAAAAGGAGAGGTAGTGGCTCCGGAAGACTGTACTGTGACCTTAATCTATCCAACCCTTCATGCACTTGGTCTTATGCTGGATAATGGGGTAGAGATGATTATCCATGTTGGAATTAACACCGTTCAGTTAGAAGGAAAGCATTTTGAGAAGTTTGTAGAAGAAGGCAGTCATATTAAAAAGGGAACTAAAATTCTGTCCTTTGATATTGATGCATTAAAAAAAGAAGGCTATGATACCATTGTTCCGATTATCGTAAGCAATACTCCGGTATTTCAGCAGGTTTCCGGGATTACAGGAAAAGGGGCTACTCTTGAGAAGTCGGTCATTGCCATCAAAAAAAATCAGTAA
- a CDS encoding ABC transporter substrate-binding protein: MRKHGFVASAMAVILSAVMAVGLAGCKGEGVSKNTSPKKGDGSVDTSSHEVINMLVLGDKPSNGRCEAMLKELNQVLTEKVNAELKLTYVEWADWQTQYNVQLLSGDSSMDIITTATDWLYGWENVEKGAFLPLSEEMLKTYAPKTWSQVDASGNWNICKYKGEIYFIPEDHYTQYTNHGMFYRGDWAKEAGLLNGTVTKFNDLTTYFQYVKENKEGVIPWDVAGKNNSGGVLGGFIQSNTDSRVMVGCNAGNYEFWFTSASDPYTIYSPYMESNVIYEAAELMKQWNEIGVWREDVLNFDGDSREEMYAGTSGSDQHHSQTYYSQIKPNMDKKQPGSDAKMYPWGQENKNIAKPLKTHGAAAISANSKHPERALMVYDLLRNDETCYRYINYGIEGTDYIITSDNKLAYPEGWDQSTDKLDSNFWCGRNDDLELENSFNWSGTKEMIENLNEIAYTYEFENLILNKHEVEAEQAAIANVLSEYLPQLAYGKYDNPREAIDEMRRKIKDAGYDKVKSAFQKDMDEYKKENGK, translated from the coding sequence GTGTAGATACCTCCAGTCACGAGGTAATCAACATGCTGGTACTTGGAGATAAGCCAAGCAATGGCAGGTGTGAGGCAATGCTTAAGGAATTAAATCAGGTTCTTACGGAAAAGGTCAATGCAGAATTAAAGCTTACCTATGTAGAATGGGCAGACTGGCAGACCCAGTACAATGTCCAGCTCCTAAGCGGGGACAGCTCCATGGATATTATCACGACGGCTACTGACTGGCTGTACGGCTGGGAAAATGTGGAGAAGGGAGCATTTCTTCCCTTATCCGAAGAAATGTTAAAAACTTATGCGCCTAAGACCTGGAGTCAGGTTGATGCTTCTGGTAACTGGAATATTTGCAAATATAAGGGTGAGATTTATTTTATCCCGGAAGATCATTACACTCAGTATACCAATCACGGGATGTTCTACCGCGGAGACTGGGCCAAAGAGGCAGGTCTTTTAAATGGAACTGTGACTAAATTTAATGATCTGACCACCTATTTTCAGTATGTTAAAGAAAATAAAGAAGGTGTAATTCCCTGGGATGTGGCTGGGAAAAATAACTCCGGAGGTGTACTCGGAGGGTTCATACAGTCCAATACAGACAGCCGGGTCATGGTAGGCTGTAACGCGGGTAACTATGAATTCTGGTTTACCAGCGCTTCGGATCCCTATACCATCTATTCCCCGTATATGGAGTCAAATGTTATCTATGAAGCAGCCGAGCTGATGAAACAATGGAATGAAATCGGTGTCTGGCGAGAGGATGTCCTTAATTTTGACGGGGATTCCAGAGAAGAGATGTATGCAGGAACCAGTGGAAGCGATCAACATCACAGCCAGACCTATTACTCACAGATAAAGCCTAATATGGATAAGAAGCAGCCGGGTTCTGATGCAAAGATGTATCCCTGGGGCCAGGAAAATAAAAACATAGCAAAGCCATTAAAAACTCACGGAGCAGCGGCCATTAGTGCTAATTCCAAACACCCCGAAAGAGCCCTTATGGTATATGATCTTCTTCGCAATGATGAAACCTGTTACCGGTATATCAATTACGGAATCGAGGGGACAGATTATATCATTACTTCAGATAATAAGCTTGCTTACCCGGAAGGCTGGGACCAGAGTACGGATAAACTGGATTCTAATTTCTGGTGCGGACGAAACGATGACCTGGAGCTGGAAAACAGCTTCAATTGGAGCGGTACAAAGGAAATGATTGAGAATCTCAATGAAATTGCTTATACCTATGAATTTGAGAACTTAATCCTGAACAAACATGAGGTGGAAGCGGAACAGGCCGCCATTGCCAATGTTTTATCAGAATATCTTCCTCAGCTTGCCTATGGAAAATATGACAATCCCCGGGAAGCCATTGATGAAATGAGGAGAAAGATTAAGGATGCAGGATATGACAAAGTGAAATCAGCGTTCCAAAAAGATATGGATGAATATAAAAAAGAAAATGGCAAGTAA